CTGTCTTATTTGATGGTGCCACTGGATGCCCCCGGGGTGACAATCCGGCCGATTAAAGCCCTGAATGGCAAAGAGGCTTTTGCTGAGATCTTTTTTGACAATGTGCGCGTGCCGCAAGAGAACTGTATCGGTGAGGAAGGGCAGGGCTGGAAAGTGGCCATGGCGACAGCCGGATTTGAGCGCGGCTTGTTATTGCGCTCGCCCGCTAGGTTCCAGAAAACCGCCCGGGATCTGGTGCAGCTCTATCTGGCCAATCAAGCCAGTGCCGATCGCGATCCTGCCATCGCTAGTCGTGTCGCTAAGGTGTGGTCTGATGCGCAAGCCTATGCGTTGTCAGCCTATTACACGGTTGGGCGTTTATCCCGCGGCGAGAAGATTGGCGCTGAATCCAGCATCAATAAAATCATCTGGTCTGAGCTGGATTTGGCGATGCATCAGTTGGCCATGGAGATCCTCGGGCCGCAAGGCGAGCTGACCCAGACGCAAAATAGTCACTGGCTGGAAGGCTTTTTGTTTGCTCAGGCAGGGCCAATTTATGCCGGGGCCAATGAGATCCAACGCAATATTATCGCCGAGCGGATGCTGGGCCTGCCAAAAAGTTAAGGGGCTGTGATATGGACTTTACTTTCACCGATGACGAACTGGCATTTAAAGAGGCCATCAGTCGCTTTCTGATGACAGAGGCCGCTCCTGAGGCGCTGCGGGAAATCTGGGAAACCGATTCTGGCCGTAGCCCTGAGTTGCGGGCAAAAATGGCCGAGCAAGGACTGACTGCACTGTCGGTTCCTGAGCATGCCGGTGGCTTGGGACTCAATGATGTTGCCTGGTCACTGATGACCCAAGAATTGGGATATTACGGCATACCGGATTCTATGGCCGATACCGCTTATGTGGCAGCGGGATTGTTGGCTGCACTGTCTAGCGCAGCCCAGAACGGTACAGCTCAAAACAGTACAGCTCAAAACAGCATTGCGCAGACCGACGAACTGCTTGGTGGAATTGCCGGTGGTGAGTTGCGCTTGGCGCTACAGCATCCGGTTAACCCTTTGGTTGCCGATGCCCATTTGGCTGATTTCATTTTGCTGATGGAGGGGGTTAACCCGGCTGGCAACACTGATATCAGTCAGGCAGCGCTGCATTGTGTGCCCCGCCGGGATGTGGATATCAGTCTACACCCCAGTATTGATTCATCACGACGTCTATCCCAGGTGAGCTGGCAGCCTAAGCCAGAAACGCTATTGTGCCGCGGTGATGAAGCGGCAGCATTAATGGAAGAGACATTGCAGCGCGGCGCCTTATCTGTGGCCGGGCAATTACTGGGGCTGGCACAGCGGATGCTGGATTTATCTGTGGATTATGTGGCCCAGCGCAAACAGTTCGGGCGCGCCATCGGTAGTTTTCAGGCCGTCAAACATCACCTGGCCGATGTGGCCGCCAAGATAGAATTTGCCCGGCCGGTGCTCTACCGCGCTGCGTGGGCATTGGCCCATCAGCAGCCTGAGTCTGGTTTGTATGTTTCTCAGGCGCGACTGGCCTGCGATGATGCCGCTCAGCTAGCTGCCCACCATGGCATTCAGGTGCATGGGGCGATGGGCTACACCTGGGAAGTGGATTTGCAAATGTTTATGAAGCGCAGTTGGTCACTGGCCTCAAGCTGGGGAGATCGCGCGTTTCATCAGCAGCGCATCAATACTGCGTTATTTGCTCATGATGCTTCTTTGGATTACGGCCCGGCCGATACCTTCGGCAGTGCCCCTGAGCGGGAGGTAAATAATGCCTGAAGCCTATATTGTTGATGCCCTGCGTACGCCAACCGGGCGGCGAAAGGGCAGTTATGCTGGGGTTCATGCCATGGATCTCGGTGGCCATGTGCTCAAGTCCTTGGTTGAGCGTAATGCAATTCCAGCCGAGGATTACGGTGATGTGATTTTCGGCTGTGTTGATACCATTGGCGCGCAGGCGGGCAATATCGCTCGCACCAGTTGGTTGGCGGCAGGATTGCCCTTATGTGTGCCGGGTACTACGGTGGATCGTCAGTGCGGCTCATCCCAGCAAGCGGTGCATTTTGCTGCGCAAGCTGTGATGAGTGGCACCCAGGATGTGATTGCCGTGGGCGGGGTGCAGACCATGACCTCGATTCCGATCGCTTCGGCCATGCTAGCCGGTCAGCCGCTGGGGTTTACCACCCCCTTTGCTCAGAGTGAAGGCTGGCAAGCCAGATTTGGCGATGCACCGGTAGATCAGTTCTATGCCGCTCAGCGCATCGCCCGTCACTGGCAGTTAAGTCGTAGTGATATGGAAGTCTTTGCATTAGAAAGCCACCGGCGGGCATTGTCGGCGATTGAGGCCGGGTATTTTGACCGGGAAATCGTGCCGTTTGGGGGCATAGATAAAGATGAAACGCCGCGTAATACCTCATTGGCGAAAATGGCAGAGTTAGAGCCGATTGGCGCGGATTATCCCGATATTACCGCCGCAGTCTCCAGTCAGACTTGTGATGCAGCCGCGGCGTTACTTGTGGTCTCCAAATCAGCGCTGACCCGGTATGGCCTCACTCCTAGGGCGCGTATACACCATTTGTCTGTGCTGGGGGATGACCCTATCTGGCATTTAACCGCACCTATCCCCGCAACCCAGGCTGCGCTGAAAAAAGCTGGGTTGACGATGGCGGATATTGATCTTGCAGAGGTGAATGAAGCCTTTGCTTCAGTGGCCATGGCTTGGATGCAGGAGACAGCTTGCCCCCATAACAAGCTCAATGTGAACGGCGGGGCAATTGCCTTGGGGCATCCGCTTGGCGCCACCGGTGTGCGCTTGATGACAGGTTTATTGCATGAGTTGGAGCGGCGCGGCGGCAGATATGGGTTGCAGACCATGTGCGAAGGCGGCGGTCTGGCCAATGTCACCATTATTGAACGGCTGTAAAGGAATAACGCTATGACACTGTGTAAAGGACGTACCGTGATTATTACCGGCGCAGGTGGCGGCTTGGGCCGGGCATATGCGCTGGCATTTGCTGAGCAGGGCGCCTGTGTGCTGGTCAATGATATCCGTCCAGCTGCTGCAGCGGCTGTGGTGGATGAGATTGTCACTGCCGGCGGACAAGCGCTGGCTAACAGTGATGATATTACTTCAATGGCCGGCGCTCAGCATATTGTCGATGCCGCCTTAGCAGCCTTTGGCGAGGTGCATGTATTGGTCAACAATGCCGGCGTACTGGCAGATCGCATGTTTACCAGTTTGACCGAGACGGATTGGGATCGGGTTATGCAAGTGCACCTAAAGGGGCATTTTTGCCTTGCCAATCTCTTGGGGCGTCGTTGGCGAGATCTGGCAAAAGCCGGTACGCCGGTGGATGCTCGCATTATTAATACCAGCTCAGGGGCGGGGTTGCAGGGCTCGATTGGTCAGTCAAATTACAGTGCTGCGAAAGGTGGCGTTGCCGCTCTGACCTTGGTGCAGGCCGCAGAAATGCAGCGCTATGGCGTGACCGTAAATGCGTTAGCCCCGGCAGCAAGAACCGCCATGACAGAGGGGGCTATGCCAGATGTGGTGAAAAAGCCACAGGATGGCAGCTTTGATCTTTGGGCTGCTGATAACGTTGCTCCCTTGGTGGTATGGCTTGGCAGCAGTGCATCGGCACATATTACCGGGCAGGTGATTGAAAGCCAGGGCGGACGTTTGTCTCTGTGTGATGGTTGGCGTACCGGCGAAACCCGGGATAAAGGGGCGAAGTGGGATGTAGCTGAAATTGGCGCGGTATTGGATGACTTGATCGCAGCATCGCCCGCGGCGCAAAAAGTATGGGGGAGCTGAGATGAGCCAGGATAAAATCAATGAGTTTCAGCCGACCCGTCGCCGATTACTGCAGGGGACTGGCGCATTAGGCGCATTAAGCGCCGTTTCACTCACTGCGCCCGTGAGTATGAACGCCGTGGCTAAAGGGAACGATGCCTCCCAGTCACAAACATTGCCATTGCGCGAGTATGAGTTTTGGGATATGACCCAAATGGCTGAGCTGTTGCACCAAGGGGAAGTGACGCCACTGGAGTTATTTGATGCCGCGGCTGCCAGATTTGAAGCGCGCAGTCATCTCAATCTCTTGGCCGTTAGCCATTTAGAGCAAGCCCGCAGTTATGCCACTGAATTGAGTCAGGCGGGCAAAACCGCCCGAGAGCAGGCATTTCGTTCTATGCCGTTGCGGGGCGTCCCCTTTGCGCTGAAAGATCTCAATATCAAGATGAAAGGCACGGTGACCACCAATGGTTGCCTGTTCTTTAAAGATGATGTGGCAGATTATGATTCGACCCTGACCCAGCGCTATCAGGCTGCCGGGCTGAATATTATGGCGAAGCTGACCAGTCCGGAGTTTGGTCAAACGGCAACCACGGAATCTGCGTTGCATGGTGATACATTAAATCCTTGGGATACCAGTTGCTCGGCCGGTGGCTCCAGTGGCGGCTCAGCTGCCGCAGTCGCCGCCCGTATTTTACCTGCGGTCCATGCCAGTGATGGCGGAGGCTCTATCCGTATTCCGGCTTCACATTGTGGGATTTTTGGCCTTAAACCGAGTCGGGGGCGCATTGCCACCGGGCCGGATGCCATGGAAGGGTGGATGGGACTATCGGTACATAATGTGGTCAGCCGTTCGGTACGGGACTCGGCAATGCTGCTGGAGCTGACCCAAGGGCCGGAACCCGGCACCCGGGTGCAGCATCCCAATGGCGCGTTTTTACACGCGATTACGACAGTGCCAAAGGGGCTGAAAATCGCAGTGATGAAACACCATCCATTTGGTTTGCCAGTACATAAAGACTGTATTGTCGGGGTTGATCGTACTATAGCGCTGCTAGAATCCTTGGGGCATCATGTGGAAACAGCCTCACCTCAGTTACCGATTGAAGCTATGTATAAAGGCATGGGCGTCACCACCTCTAATGGCGTGTTATCCACTGTACAGGCGCGGGAGCGTAAATTGGGGCGTAAGGCGAGGGAAGATGAATTTGCGCCCATTGTCTGGGGCTTTATGGAAAATGCTAAAAAGCACACGGCGCAGGACGTGTTTGCAGCCCGAACGGCTTATGATCAGGCCGGGCAGTCTTTTGACCGTTTTTTCCAGCATTATGATCTGATCTTGGCGCCGGTAACCGCTGCGCCGCCTCCGAAGATAGGAGAGCTGAGCCTGTATCAACCGTTTGATGATTTTGTCAGCGGCGTTATCAAGGCATCGCCCATCACCAGTATGTTCAATATGACCGGGCTGCCAGCCATGTCAGTGCCTTTGCACTGGAATGCTGATGGATTACCTATCGGCATTCAGTTTGGTGCCGCCTATGGTAATGAGGCGCTGTTGTTGGCGCTTGCGGCACAATTAGAATCTGCTGCGCCGTGGCAAAATCGCCGCCCAACAATGCTGGGCTGAATCATTAAAAAGTGATAATATTCTCCCAGTAATGAAAAGGGCCTGTCTTTACAGGCCCTTTTGCTGTTTACGCGCCGGGAAAATCTGCCGGAAGTGAAACAGTTGGCAGGTGAGGGGCGGATAAGCCGTTTCTTCCTCTCCTCCGTGGTGTTACTTTGTTATTTGCCTGCCGTCATTGCAAGTTATCCCTGTCGATACGCCCGGTGTAAGCATTTCAACCACATATCTTTTGCCGGTATCGCCTGTCAGGGACATATTTGTACGTTACTGGAAAAGGAAATATGTTATGAACCTTCCTGGACAAACAAACCAGCCGACCCCACCTAAGGGGCCGACCGGTGCTGCGCCAGGTCCGGCACCTAAAGGGCTGCTGGAACGTCTGTTTAAACTCTCTGCCCACCAAACCACCGCCGGTACAGAAATGACCGCCGGTATCACCACCTTTATGACCATGGTGTATATCGTGTTCGTTAACCCGCAGATCCTGTCTGCCGCGGGCATGGATACCAGTGGTGTTTTTGTGGTGACTTGTCTTATCAGTGCCATCGGTTGTGTGGTGATGGGTCTGGTGGCCAATCTGCCTATCGCATTGGCGCCTGCTATGGGGCTGAATGCCTTTTTTGCCTTCTCCGTTGTGGTTGGCATGGGCGTTAGTTGGCAAGTGGGCATGGGTACCATTTTCTGGGGTGCCGTTGGCTTTGCGCTGATGTCTTTATTTGGTTTCCGCTCTTGGATTTTAACCAATATTCCTACCTGTTTACGTATCGGTATTCCCAGCGGCATTGGTCTGTTGATTGCCTTAGTGGGGCTGAATAAAGCCGGGATTGTCATCGCGAATCCTGCCACTATGGTTGCCGTTGGTGATTTAACATCACTGCATTGTCTGCTTGGCGCGCTGAGTTTCTTTATTGTGGTGATTTTGGCAACCCGTGGCGTTCATTCTGCTGTGTTGCTATCTGTGGTTATCGTTACGGCTATTGGTGCGTTGCTGGGTGATGTGAAATTTACCGGCGTTGTTTCTATGCCGCCTAGTATTGCCGATACCTTTGGTCAGTTGGATTTGGCGGGTTCTTTTAATCTGGGCTTGTCTGGCATTATTTTCTCTTTTGCGTTGGTAAGTCTGTTTGACAGCTCTGGCACCATGATTGCGGTCACCGAGAAATGCGGTATTACCGATGACCGTGGTCGTTTCCCACGCATGAAGCAGGCATTGCTG
This region of Shewanella sp. NFH-SH190041 genomic DNA includes:
- a CDS encoding acyl-CoA dehydrogenase family protein; translated protein: MELIYTPKQQAFRTEVRQWLAQHLPAEPLQSYDTREGFEQHRAWERQLFDARLSMVMWPTELGGRGCDLIEWLIFEEEYYAAGAPMRVNQNGQLLLGPTLMEFGTEAQKNRFLPAMASSEQMWAQAWSEPNAGSDMAAISSKAVRDGDDYVINGQKTWSTRAIFADWCFGLFRSDPQSSRHHGLSYLMVPLDAPGVTIRPIKALNGKEAFAEIFFDNVRVPQENCIGEEGQGWKVAMATAGFERGLLLRSPARFQKTARDLVQLYLANQASADRDPAIASRVAKVWSDAQAYALSAYYTVGRLSRGEKIGAESSINKIIWSELDLAMHQLAMEILGPQGELTQTQNSHWLEGFLFAQAGPIYAGANEIQRNIIAERMLGLPKS
- a CDS encoding acyl-CoA dehydrogenase family protein, which gives rise to MDFTFTDDELAFKEAISRFLMTEAAPEALREIWETDSGRSPELRAKMAEQGLTALSVPEHAGGLGLNDVAWSLMTQELGYYGIPDSMADTAYVAAGLLAALSSAAQNGTAQNSTAQNSIAQTDELLGGIAGGELRLALQHPVNPLVADAHLADFILLMEGVNPAGNTDISQAALHCVPRRDVDISLHPSIDSSRRLSQVSWQPKPETLLCRGDEAAALMEETLQRGALSVAGQLLGLAQRMLDLSVDYVAQRKQFGRAIGSFQAVKHHLADVAAKIEFARPVLYRAAWALAHQQPESGLYVSQARLACDDAAQLAAHHGIQVHGAMGYTWEVDLQMFMKRSWSLASSWGDRAFHQQRINTALFAHDASLDYGPADTFGSAPEREVNNA
- a CDS encoding acetyl-CoA C-acetyltransferase encodes the protein MPEAYIVDALRTPTGRRKGSYAGVHAMDLGGHVLKSLVERNAIPAEDYGDVIFGCVDTIGAQAGNIARTSWLAAGLPLCVPGTTVDRQCGSSQQAVHFAAQAVMSGTQDVIAVGGVQTMTSIPIASAMLAGQPLGFTTPFAQSEGWQARFGDAPVDQFYAAQRIARHWQLSRSDMEVFALESHRRALSAIEAGYFDREIVPFGGIDKDETPRNTSLAKMAELEPIGADYPDITAAVSSQTCDAAAALLVVSKSALTRYGLTPRARIHHLSVLGDDPIWHLTAPIPATQAALKKAGLTMADIDLAEVNEAFASVAMAWMQETACPHNKLNVNGGAIALGHPLGATGVRLMTGLLHELERRGGRYGLQTMCEGGGLANVTIIERL
- a CDS encoding SDR family oxidoreductase, whose amino-acid sequence is MTLCKGRTVIITGAGGGLGRAYALAFAEQGACVLVNDIRPAAAAAVVDEIVTAGGQALANSDDITSMAGAQHIVDAALAAFGEVHVLVNNAGVLADRMFTSLTETDWDRVMQVHLKGHFCLANLLGRRWRDLAKAGTPVDARIINTSSGAGLQGSIGQSNYSAAKGGVAALTLVQAAEMQRYGVTVNALAPAARTAMTEGAMPDVVKKPQDGSFDLWAADNVAPLVVWLGSSASAHITGQVIESQGGRLSLCDGWRTGETRDKGAKWDVAEIGAVLDDLIAASPAAQKVWGS
- a CDS encoding amidase is translated as MSQDKINEFQPTRRRLLQGTGALGALSAVSLTAPVSMNAVAKGNDASQSQTLPLREYEFWDMTQMAELLHQGEVTPLELFDAAAARFEARSHLNLLAVSHLEQARSYATELSQAGKTAREQAFRSMPLRGVPFALKDLNIKMKGTVTTNGCLFFKDDVADYDSTLTQRYQAAGLNIMAKLTSPEFGQTATTESALHGDTLNPWDTSCSAGGSSGGSAAAVAARILPAVHASDGGGSIRIPASHCGIFGLKPSRGRIATGPDAMEGWMGLSVHNVVSRSVRDSAMLLELTQGPEPGTRVQHPNGAFLHAITTVPKGLKIAVMKHHPFGLPVHKDCIVGVDRTIALLESLGHHVETASPQLPIEAMYKGMGVTTSNGVLSTVQARERKLGRKAREDEFAPIVWGFMENAKKHTAQDVFAARTAYDQAGQSFDRFFQHYDLILAPVTAAPPPKIGELSLYQPFDDFVSGVIKASPITSMFNMTGLPAMSVPLHWNADGLPIGIQFGAAYGNEALLLALAAQLESAAPWQNRRPTMLG
- a CDS encoding NCS2 family permease, whose product is MLERLFKLSAHQTTAGTEMTAGITTFMTMVYIVFVNPQILSAAGMDTSGVFVVTCLISAIGCVVMGLVANLPIALAPAMGLNAFFAFSVVVGMGVSWQVGMGTIFWGAVGFALMSLFGFRSWILTNIPTCLRIGIPSGIGLLIALVGLNKAGIVIANPATMVAVGDLTSLHCLLGALSFFIVVILATRGVHSAVLLSVVIVTAIGALLGDVKFTGVVSMPPSIADTFGQLDLAGSFNLGLSGIIFSFALVSLFDSSGTMIAVTEKCGITDDRGRFPRMKQALLTDSFSSVAGAYMGTSTVTAFIESSSGVAVGGRTGLTAVVTGILFLLVMFFSPLAAMVPGYAVAGALIYVGILMCSGLSKINWSDMTEAVPAFITCIMMPFSFSITEGIATGFITFCVMKIGTGKWRDIHPGVALVALLFIVKFVFVDSH